Proteins found in one Stigmatopora nigra isolate UIUO_SnigA chromosome 15, RoL_Snig_1.1, whole genome shotgun sequence genomic segment:
- the hmgxb4a gene encoding HMG domain-containing protein 4a, which produces MAFEEIGNKGEMDIGMDGERGLVAGRSQREKRRSYKDLLREEEEIAAQVRKSAKKRSKDSEMFTLGNDPHKKKKKYSDDYYYREHEGSGHPSHKKKHKSTDRSPTLSSPSSSHPADTAMGLLQAITSPMATGSDPSPNLHKKPSYPSLSSHSSKDRKREGGSSSGSKGSHSFSHSRSMSSSSSSSSKKHSSTSSKSSLFHGGSLKEEPLSLREADGIKMKLMMSPEKEEMESNPITHHSSKTGVKKDKDRERVQLSKSPKKKLQHSRDPLPVVGKEVEVEGHYGGGIGDDSSTSGGELEAGELVIDDSYTHQSKKKKKSKKSKKKKDKEKDRDKEKSGKDKKHSKGFGDSSRSHGNSHPTVSHGSVGPMYAMGTPMPPHHRQSSDGPMEKKKKKDEKDRDKHDKDKEKPKKKSASAYQVFCKEYRVNITAEQPGLVFGELSKKLGEVWKRMPEKDKLFWRQKAQYLQHKQNKAEATTVKHKTTNESKIKAKSGVASPNKAPATVSLSPARVPEVDPIDAAAHLQLLGESLSLIGHRLQETEGMVAVSGSLSVLLDSILCALGPLACLTAQIPQLNGCPRNVLSNTLDNIAYIMPGL; this is translated from the exons ATGGCTTTTGAAGAGATCGGGAATAAAGGAGAAATGG ACATTGGAATGGATGGTGAGAGGGGTCTTGTCGCTGGGCGAAGCCAAAGGGAGAAGAGGAGGTCGTATAAAGATCTACTACGAGAGGAAGAAGAGATTGCAGCTCAGGTCCGCAAGTCTGCCAAAAAACGATCCAAG GATTCAGAGATGTTCACGCTGGGAAATGACCcacacaaaaagaagaagaaatatagtgacgactactactacagaG AGCATGAAGGTTCTGGCCACCCTAGTCATAAGAAGAAACACAAATCCACAGACCGTTCGCCAACTCTCTCTTCACCTTCATCGTCCCACCCAGCAGACACAGCAATGGGTCTTCTACAAGCTATCACCTCTCCCATGGCCACTGGATCTGACCCTAGTCCCAATTTACATAAGAAACCATCCTATCCCTCCTTATCCTCGCATTCCTCAAAAGATCGTAAGAGGGAAGGGGGTAGCAGTAGTGGAAGCAAAGGAAGCCACTCTTTTTCTCATTCTCGCTCTATGTCttcatcgtcatcatcttccTCAAAGAAGCATTCCTCAACTTCTTCTAAGTCGTCGCTATTTCATGGCGGATCCCTCAAAGAAGAGCCTTTATCATTACGGGAGGCTGATGGGATCAAAATGAAACTTATGATGTCACCGGAAAAAGAGGAAATGGAATCTAATCCAATAACACATCACTCATCGAAAACGGGTGTTAAGAAAGACAAGGATCGAGAGAGGGTGCAGCTTTCAAAATCACCCAAGAAGAAGTTGCAACATAGTCGAGATCCTCTACCTGTAGTAGGGAAAGAAGTGGAAGTGGAAG GTCATTATGGAGGAGGCATAGGAGATGATAGCTCGACGTCGGGAGGAGAGTTGGAGGCTGGTGAATTAGTTATAGATGACTCATACACACACCagtcaaaaaagaagaaaaagagcaagaaaagcaaaaagaaaaaggacaaagaGAAGGATAGAGACAAAGAGAAGAGTGGAAAAGACAAAAAGCACAGCAAAGGGTTTGGAG ATTCATCAAGGAGCCATGGCAACTCCCATCCCACCGTCTCTCATGGTAGTGTTGGTCCGATGTATGCGATGGGCACACCCATGCCGCCACATCATCGTCAAAGCAGTGATGGGCcaatggagaagaagaaaaagaaagatgaGAAAGATCGGGATAAGCACGATAAGGATAAAGAGAAA CCCAAGAAGAAGAGTGCATCAGCGTATCAAGTGTTTTGCAAGGAGTATAGAGTTAACATTACTGCTGAACAGCCAGGCTTAG TTTTCGGTGAACTAAGCAAAAAGTTAGGAGAGGTATGGAAGAGGATGCCGGAAAAAGACAAACTG TTTTGGAGGCAGAAAGCTCAATATCTGCAgcacaaacaaaacaaggcTGAGGCTACCACTGTCAAACACAAGACAACCAATGAAAGCAAAATCAAAG CTAAATCTGGTGTGGCGTCACCCAACAAAGCACCAGCGACTGTTTCCCTTTCCCCTGCACGAGTACCTGAAGTTGATCCTATTGATGCAGCGGCTCACCTGCAGCTCCTTGGGGAGTCCTTGTCCCTGATTGGACACCGTCTGCAGGAAACAGAG gGTATGGTGGCAGTGTCTGGGAGCTTGTCTGTGCTTCTCGATTCAATCCTTTGTGCCCTTGGACCTCTGGCTTGTCTCACTGCTCAAATACCACAATTGAATGGATGTCCCCGAAACGTGCTG TCAAATACATTGGACAACATTGCCTACATCATGCCTGGGTTGTGA
- the LOC144208047 gene encoding GTPase IMAP family member 7, with translation MSACGVQTELRLVVLGRSGSGGRSDACSILGLRDCDQRNDNNQVDECRKFRAEVVGRKLLVVSSPDWFSSDCEPEERRKHFSSLITLSIPGPHVFLLCVPLDQPADGETKVLDVLEKLLGPSAVNKNTIILFTNMEELEEDERLEDYLSMWRKDLGMLLERCGGRYHALETQRVEREESKAVEDMLEKIEQVVKDNNDEHFSCPLYQEVSEKVKKRQVEIVKERKEDAVVTEKDMEEVLEEAEKSIGLLQVDLDVFSSSNISPSAPTPSFLRTLWEKVVGWLNWLPTIVRREALLGALVGLFVGGPVGGVMGATVGSVATEVRRRQTQKTK, from the exons ATGTCTGCTTGTGGTGTACAAACAG AGTTGAGGCTGGTGGTCCTCGGCCGCAGTGGCTCGGGTGGGCGGTCTGATGCCTGCAGCATCCTTGGTTTGAGGGACTGTGATCAGAGAAATGACAACAATCAAGTTGATGAGTGTCGGAAATTCAGAGCAGAAGTTGTTGGCAGAAAG CTGCTGGTGGTCTCCAGTCCCGACTGGTTCAGTTCTGACTGCGAGCCAGAGGAAAGAAGAAAACACTTCTCTTCCTTGATTACATTATCCATCCCAGGGCCACATGTTTTTCTATTGTGTGTTCCTTTGGACCAACCTGCAGATGGAGAGACAAAAGTACTTGATGTCCTGGAGAAGCTGCTGGGCCCATCTGCAGTCAACAAAAACACCATAATCCTATTCACCAACATGGAGGAGCTGGAAGAAGACGAGAGGTTGGAGGATTACCTTTCCATGTGGCGGAAGGATCTCGGTATGCTGCTGGAAAGATGTGGTGGTCGATATCACGCTCTAGAAACCCAGCGTGTGGAACGAGAAGAGAGCAAAGCTGTTGAAGATATGCTGGAGAAAATTGAACAAGTAGTGAAAGACAACAATGATGAACACTTTAGCTGCCCTTTATACCAGGAGGTGAGTGAAAAGGTGAAGAAAAGGCaggttgaaatagtgaaggaaagaaaggaggatgctGTGGTGACTGAAAAAGACATGGAGGAAGTCCTGGAAGAGGCAGAAAAAAGCATAGGGCTTCTACAGGTGGACTTAGATGTATTTTCCTCTAGCAATATCTCACCTTCTGCCCCTACTCCTTCTTTTCTAAGAACCTTGTGGGAAAAAGTGGTGGGCTGGTTGAATTGGCTGCCCACTATAGTGAGAAGGGAGGCCTTGCTAGGGGCCCTGGTTGGGCTCTTTGTTGGGGGTCCCGTTGGAGGCGTGATGGGTGCCACTGTGGGATCAGTAGCTACAGAAGTACGCAggagacaaacacaaaaaacaaagtaa